A region of the Muricauda sp. MAR_2010_75 genome:
TTACTTTTTTGACGTAAGAAGCACCAAGGCCGGTGATTACTACCTTACTATCACAGAAAGCAAGAAGTTTACCCACGACGATGGCTCCTTTCACTACAAAAAGCATAAAATCTACCTCTACAAGGAAGATTTTGCAGCTTTTAGGGAGATTATGGAGGAAATGATGGACTACATCATTGATGAAAAAGGGGTTGAAGTAATCTCTGAAAGACACCAGAAGGATTTCAAAAAAGAAGAAAATGAAAGCTTCAGTGAAAACGGAACCGCATCTGGCAGTTTTACCGATGTTGACTTTGATGACATTTAAGTAAGATTCCCTTAAAAAATAGTGAAAAACGACCTGCATTCAGCGGGTCGTTTTTTATTTTTACCCCTACGAACTAACTCAATTCAACCCATGAAAAAATACAACCTTCTATTCTTTGCCCTATTCATCGGCCTAGGTCTCTCGGCACAACAAGTGACCTTGGATTATTAT
Encoded here:
- a CDS encoding PUR family DNA/RNA-binding protein, yielding MGEKDIMDQEEIYSKVLRAGRRTYFFDVRSTKAGDYYLTITESKKFTHDDGSFHYKKHKIYLYKEDFAAFREIMEEMMDYIIDEKGVEVISERHQKDFKKEENESFSENGTASGSFTDVDFDDI